A DNA window from Acidobacteriota bacterium contains the following coding sequences:
- a CDS encoding molybdopterin-dependent oxidoreductase, with the protein MKRREFIILSGIGATSASLLSACGHPEEKLIPALIPDDEYVPGIDYSTASTCGMCPAGCGIVVRTREHKANKIEGNPLHPVNRGALCARGQAGLEVLYNPDRIKGPMKRVGERGEGKWEEISWDEAINTLADKLRANANGIVFATLSSRGVIGIAVDFLSAALNAKFWATHESSSRELARGYDQSYGREATPIFDIANATYLLSFGARFLETWHSPVMYSLAFGEFRRSRGKARGKFVQVEPRMSMTGANADQWLPATVGSEGLIALAIAQVIVREGLVKDATAPKALFEPLDAYGPEQTATLTGIAAETIVRVAREFAESEHPLAIGPGAGSSRELADTNELAIHFLNKLAGNINKPGGVLLPESGRFDALGGLPNVDIPGVGWWPWGINDLSIMLNNSSKPVGVTALLAHRVNPLHVAPRSIEWIEGLPFIASFSSFMDETTQLADLIMPDHTDLEGWDLHSTLMAGSKAAVSLVQPVLVPQHNTMQTADVLLAVCRHLGFKEADSEAFQSAESMVKYAAQRLKTPDRGGDAEDEPLKSFLEAGVWVGDAPGKGSVSQVQPLGFSTLLGQIETTNDSYPLTLLCYEHAALGSGDTANLPALQELPDPLTSVVWGSWVEINPKTAASLGVSDGDLVEVTTQHGSVRAPAVLYPAIRPEVIAMPYGQGHTAFGRYANGRGPNVFVLNPFGVPGQSTSAKVTKVGGKASLIRFGTDLQEQMERKR; encoded by the coding sequence ATGAAACGTCGAGAGTTCATAATCCTGAGCGGCATCGGAGCTACCAGCGCTTCGCTGTTATCCGCGTGCGGACATCCTGAAGAGAAGCTCATTCCGGCATTGATTCCCGACGACGAGTACGTGCCGGGCATAGACTACTCGACGGCGAGCACCTGCGGCATGTGCCCGGCGGGTTGCGGCATAGTCGTTCGAACTCGCGAACACAAGGCTAACAAGATCGAAGGCAACCCGCTTCATCCCGTCAATCGCGGAGCGTTGTGCGCTCGAGGCCAGGCTGGCTTGGAGGTGTTGTACAACCCCGACCGGATCAAGGGCCCGATGAAACGCGTTGGCGAACGCGGCGAAGGCAAGTGGGAAGAGATCAGTTGGGACGAAGCGATTAACACGCTTGCGGATAAGCTGCGTGCAAATGCCAACGGTATTGTCTTCGCTACCCTTAGCTCCCGTGGGGTCATCGGTATTGCCGTAGACTTTCTGAGCGCCGCGCTCAATGCAAAGTTTTGGGCCACCCATGAGTCGTCGAGCCGTGAATTGGCTCGCGGCTATGATCAGAGCTATGGGCGCGAAGCCACGCCGATTTTCGACATAGCTAACGCAACGTACTTATTATCATTCGGAGCAAGGTTCCTTGAGACCTGGCATTCGCCCGTCATGTACTCGCTAGCGTTTGGCGAGTTTCGCCGATCCCGCGGCAAAGCGCGCGGCAAGTTTGTGCAGGTGGAGCCGCGCATGTCGATGACGGGAGCGAACGCTGATCAGTGGCTCCCAGCGACTGTTGGAAGTGAAGGTCTGATCGCCCTAGCCATCGCGCAGGTGATTGTCCGTGAAGGGCTAGTCAAGGACGCTACCGCTCCAAAGGCGCTGTTTGAACCGCTCGACGCATACGGACCAGAACAGACCGCTACTCTAACTGGCATCGCGGCCGAAACCATCGTCCGCGTCGCTCGCGAGTTTGCGGAATCCGAACACCCGCTCGCGATTGGACCAGGTGCAGGCTCATCAAGAGAACTCGCTGATACTAACGAACTGGCAATCCACTTTCTAAACAAGTTAGCTGGAAACATCAACAAGCCTGGAGGGGTGTTGCTACCCGAGAGTGGCCGATTCGATGCGTTAGGTGGCCTGCCGAACGTTGACATCCCCGGCGTAGGATGGTGGCCTTGGGGAATAAACGACCTGTCAATAATGTTAAACAATTCCAGCAAGCCAGTGGGTGTAACTGCGCTACTCGCCCATAGGGTCAATCCTCTGCACGTTGCGCCCAGGTCGATAGAGTGGATTGAGGGATTGCCGTTCATCGCTAGTTTCTCGTCATTCATGGATGAGACGACTCAGTTAGCTGATCTCATAATGCCGGATCACACGGATCTTGAAGGATGGGACCTACATTCAACGTTGATGGCTGGATCGAAGGCCGCTGTCTCGCTTGTCCAGCCCGTTCTGGTGCCTCAACACAACACTATGCAAACCGCGGATGTGTTGCTCGCTGTTTGCCGCCACCTCGGGTTCAAAGAAGCAGACTCAGAAGCGTTCCAGTCGGCGGAGTCTATGGTGAAGTATGCCGCCCAACGGTTGAAGACACCTGACCGCGGTGGTGATGCCGAAGATGAGCCACTGAAGAGTTTTTTGGAAGCCGGGGTTTGGGTTGGGGATGCGCCGGGCAAAGGCTCCGTTTCGCAGGTTCAGCCACTTGGCTTTTCAACTCTCCTTGGGCAGATAGAAACAACTAATGATTCGTATCCGCTAACGTTGCTGTGCTATGAGCACGCGGCGCTTGGCTCAGGGGACACAGCGAATCTACCGGCGCTTCAAGAACTGCCCGACCCGCTAACATCGGTGGTGTGGGGAAGTTGGGTTGAGATAAACCCGAAGACCGCCGCGTCGCTCGGCGTGAGCGATGGCGACCTCGTCGAGGTCACGACCCAGCACGGATCGGTGCGTGCGCCGGCTGTGCTATATCCCGCAATCAGACCGGAAGTGATCGCGATGCCGTACGGTCAGGGACACACTGCGTTCGGTAGATATGCAAACGGCCGAGGCCCGAATGTCTTTGTATTGAATCCGTTTGGAGTGCCCGGCCAGTCGACTAGCGCGAAGGTTACCAAGGTAGGCGGCAAAGCGAGTCTGATCCGATTCGGAACAGACCTGCAGGAGCAGATGGAAAGGAAGCGATAG